From Nycticebus coucang isolate mNycCou1 chromosome 6, mNycCou1.pri, whole genome shotgun sequence, the proteins below share one genomic window:
- the LOC128588166 gene encoding olfactory receptor 4K1, whose product MAHLNESVVSEFILLGLSNSWKLQLFFFAIFSVVYVTSVLGNVIIIVIISSDSHLNSPMYFLLSNLSFIDICQSNFATPKMLMDFFFERKTISFEGCMAQIFLLHSFVGSEMMLLVAMAYDRFIAICKPLHYSTIMNRRLCMIFVSISWAVGILHSVSHLAFTVDLPFCGPNEVDSFFCDLPLVIELACVDTYEMEIMTLTNSGLISLSCFLALIISYTIILVTVRRKSSSGSSKALSTLTAHITVVILFFGPCIYFYIWPFSRFSVDKFLSVFYTVCTPMLNPIIYSLRNEDVKLAMRKLRNHLANSWKN is encoded by the coding sequence ATGGCTCACTTAAATGAATCGGTGGTGTCTGAGTTTATACTTTTGGGACTCTCTAATTCTTGGAaacttcagcttttcttttttgccatctTCTCTGTAGTCTATGTGACATCGGTGCTAGGGAATGTCATAATTATTGTCATCATTTCCTCTGACTCCCATTTGAACTCTCCTATGTACTTCTTGCTCAGTAACCTTTCTTTCATTGACATCTGCCAGTCTAACTTTGCCACCCCCAAGATGctcatggactttttttttgagcGCAAGACTATCTCCTTTGAGGGTTGCATGGCTCAGATATTTCTTCTTCATAGTTTTGTTGGAAGTGAGATGATGCTGCTTGTAGCTATGGCATATGACAGATTTATAGCCATCTGTAAGCCCCTGCATTATAGTACAATTATGAACCGGAGGCTATGTATGATTTTTGTATCTATTTCCTGGGCTGTGGGTATTCTTCATTCTGTTAGCCACTTGGCTTTTACAGTGGATCTGCCATTCTGCGGTCCCAATGAAGTAGATAGCTTCTTCTGTGACCTTCCCCTGGTGATAGAGCTGGCGTGTGTAGACACATATGAAATGGAAATTATGACCCTAACTAATAGTGGCCTGATATCATTGAGCTGTTTTCTGGCTTTAATTATTTCTTACACCATTATTTTGGTCACCGTGAGGCGCAAGTCCTCCAGTGGGTCATCCAAGGCACTTTCTACATTAACTGCCCATATCACCGTGGTGATTCTTTTCTTTGGGCCTTGCATTTATTTCTACATATGGCCTTTTAGCAGATTTTCTGTGGATAAGttcctttctgtcttttataCTGTTTGTACACCTATGTTGAACCCCATCATCTACTCCCTGAGGAATGAAGATGTTAAATTAGCCATGCGGAAGTTGAGAAATCATCTTGCAAACTCCTGGAAAAACTAG